The Arcobacter lacus genome includes a region encoding these proteins:
- the urtB gene encoding urea ABC transporter permease subunit UrtB has translation MKISIFKIIFLNLLLLSSLFSSTFEEDIKALDTKSFNEKESIVSNLATNYSEDDRLVLLLTKMLDGDLYIKNDDKDVLVLVKKEANFLFTKSLISGKDLESLKESSLEKVKTNNKLRSVIKSLLAQIDLFSLNIDKRLSSAKNILQNVSKDEEEIINKALSKEKDSDVKEILFEAKYIIEAKYYTGETQLNAVKNLGSFISSNSLATLKEISQSDESSEELKKVANSSLADVENIRTLYSFLETAFFGLSQGSVLLLAAIGLAITFGVMKVINMAHGELIMIGAYTTYTIQQLMPNLIEYSIIIAIPAAFIVSALVGILIERLVIRHLYGRPLETLLATFGISLILQQVVRTIFSPLNQEVKTPSWMSGALEINSALSLTYNRLYIVIFALVVFLAVLFVMKKTSLGLKVRAVSQNRPIARAMGIKSSYIDAITFGIGSGIAGVAGVALSQLTNVGPNLGQAYIVDSFMVVVFGGVGNLWGTLIAAFSLGEINKFIEPFAGAVLAKVIILVFIILFIQKKPRGLFPQKGRDVEE, from the coding sequence ATGAAAATTTCAATTTTTAAAATAATTTTTCTTAATTTATTACTCCTATCATCTTTATTTTCTTCAACATTTGAAGAAGATATAAAAGCTTTAGATACAAAAAGTTTCAATGAAAAAGAGAGTATTGTAAGTAATCTAGCTACAAATTATAGTGAAGATGATAGATTGGTGTTACTTTTAACAAAAATGCTTGATGGAGATTTATACATCAAAAATGATGATAAAGATGTTTTGGTTTTAGTAAAAAAAGAGGCAAACTTTTTATTTACAAAATCTTTGATTAGTGGAAAAGATTTAGAATCTTTAAAAGAATCAAGTTTAGAAAAAGTAAAAACAAACAATAAATTAAGAAGTGTTATAAAAAGTCTTCTTGCACAGATTGACCTTTTTTCTTTAAATATTGACAAAAGATTAAGTTCAGCAAAAAATATTTTACAAAATGTTTCAAAAGACGAAGAAGAAATAATAAATAAAGCTTTATCAAAAGAGAAAGATAGTGATGTAAAAGAGATTTTATTTGAAGCTAAATATATCATAGAAGCAAAATATTATACAGGTGAAACTCAACTAAATGCAGTAAAAAATTTAGGAAGTTTTATCTCTTCAAATTCACTTGCTACTTTAAAAGAGATTTCTCAATCAGATGAATCTAGTGAAGAGTTGAAAAAAGTTGCAAATAGTTCACTTGCAGATGTTGAAAATATTAGAACTTTATATTCATTTTTAGAAACGGCATTTTTTGGACTTTCTCAAGGAAGTGTTTTACTTTTAGCCGCAATTGGTTTAGCTATCACTTTTGGAGTTATGAAAGTAATAAATATGGCTCATGGTGAATTAATCATGATTGGAGCATATACAACATATACAATCCAACAGTTGATGCCAAATTTAATTGAGTATTCGATTATCATAGCAATTCCTGCTGCTTTTATTGTAAGTGCTTTAGTTGGTATTTTGATTGAAAGACTTGTAATTCGTCATCTTTATGGAAGACCACTTGAAACATTACTAGCTACTTTTGGGATTAGTTTGATTTTACAACAAGTAGTTAGAACTATTTTCTCACCTCTTAATCAAGAGGTGAAAACTCCATCTTGGATGAGTGGAGCTTTAGAGATAAATAGTGCCTTATCACTTACATATAATAGACTTTATATCGTGATTTTTGCATTGGTTGTATTTTTAGCCGTTTTGTTTGTGATGAAAAAAACAAGTTTAGGTTTAAAAGTTCGAGCAGTTTCTCAAAACAGACCAATTGCACGAGCAATGGGAATAAAATCTAGTTATATAGATGCAATAACTTTTGGAATAGGTTCTGGAATTGCAGGAGTTGCAGGAGTTGCTTTAAGTCAGTTAACAAATGTAGGACCAAATCTTGGACAAGCATATATCGTAGATAGTTTCATGGTTGTTGTTTTTGGTGGAGTTGGTAATTTATGGGGGACTTTAATAGCAGCATTTTCACTTGGAGAAATAAATAAATTTATCGAACCATTTGCAGGTGCAGTTTTAGCAAAAGTTATTATATTGGTATTCATAATACTATTTATTCAGAAAAAACCAAGAGGACTTTTCCCACAAAAGGGAAGAGATGTTGAGGAGTAG
- a CDS encoding response regulator transcription factor produces MKIFLLEDDFALNKIIKQSLQNRGFYVDSFTDGYKAIELITNSKYDLYILDLNVLGFDGHKVLEFIRNNDLNVPIIMISAEIDIENIKKSYTLGCNDYIKKPFDFEELFLRIQYHLSHIKKDENSDFIVDLGYDFSFNLMEQTLHKSNFEIELTNKEKLLLTLLVKNINNTVTNEMIHEYVWDSKEMESVSMRTIVHKLKKKLKNGMILNLRGIGYKLIQ; encoded by the coding sequence ATGAAAATATTTTTACTTGAAGATGATTTTGCTTTAAATAAAATCATAAAACAATCTTTACAAAATCGAGGTTTTTATGTGGATAGTTTTACAGATGGATATAAAGCAATAGAATTAATCACAAATAGTAAATATGACTTATATATCTTAGATTTAAATGTTTTAGGATTTGATGGACATAAGGTTTTAGAATTTATTAGAAATAATGATTTAAATGTTCCAATTATTATGATAAGTGCAGAAATTGATATAGAAAATATCAAAAAATCTTACACTTTAGGTTGTAATGATTATATAAAAAAACCTTTTGATTTTGAAGAGCTATTTTTACGAATACAATATCACCTAAGTCACATAAAAAAAGATGAAAACAGCGATTTTATAGTAGATTTAGGTTATGACTTTTCATTTAATTTGATGGAGCAAACGCTACATAAATCAAACTTTGAAATAGAACTAACAAATAAAGAAAAACTTCTTTTAACTCTTTTAGTAAAAAACATAAACAACACTGTTACAAATGAAATGATTCACGAATATGTTTGGGATAGTAAAGAGATGGAAAGTGTTAGTATGCGAACAATCGTACATAAACTAAAAAAGAAACTAAAAAATGGAATGATTTTAAATTTAAGAGGAATTGGCTATAAACTTATTCAATGA
- the urtE gene encoding urea ABC transporter ATP-binding subunit UrtE: MLKIEKVNQYYGQSHTLWDLNLEFKKGCCTCVMGRNGVGKTTLSKVIMGLLPIRDGGLIYNDQDISKLPDHKRASIAIGYVPQGREIFSQLTVLENLQIGVMSNRHKIKKVPSKIYDLFPVLKDMQKRKGGDLSGGQQQQLAIARALCIDPEFLILDEPSEGIQPNIVAQIGQVIDYLTKEEQITVMLVEQKLPFARRHGDDFYVLDRGSVVASGEIGQLSDEIIKKYMSV, encoded by the coding sequence ATGTTAAAAATAGAAAAAGTAAATCAATATTATGGACAAAGTCACACTCTTTGGGATTTAAATTTAGAGTTTAAAAAGGGTTGTTGTACTTGTGTTATGGGAAGAAACGGAGTTGGGAAAACAACTTTGAGTAAAGTTATCATGGGTTTACTTCCTATACGTGATGGAGGATTAATCTATAATGACCAAGATATCTCAAAACTTCCAGACCACAAACGAGCAAGTATTGCAATAGGTTATGTTCCACAAGGAAGAGAGATATTTTCTCAACTAACAGTTTTGGAAAATCTTCAAATAGGAGTTATGTCAAATAGACATAAAATCAAAAAAGTTCCTAGTAAAATCTATGATCTGTTTCCAGTTTTAAAAGATATGCAAAAAAGAAAAGGTGGAGATTTGAGTGGAGGGCAACAACAACAACTTGCAATCGCAAGAGCTTTATGTATAGATCCAGAGTTTTTAATACTAGACGAACCAAGTGAAGGAATCCAACCAAATATTGTGGCGCAAATAGGACAAGTTATTGATTATCTTACAAAAGAAGAGCAAATAACTGTTATGTTGGTTGAACAAAAACTTCCATTTGCAAGACGTCATGGAGATGATTTTTATGTACTTGATAGGGGAAGTGTGGTTGCAAGTGGTGAAATAGGGCAACTTAGTGATGAGATTATTAAGAAGTATATGTCGGTTTAA
- a CDS encoding response regulator gives MKLKKLFMLLFIFNTVLFIGVAVVINKYQNSTVVLEKAYNMQYKSLILADELRQSSDDLTRMARTYVITANPMFEEQYKTVLAIRNGELPRPKRYNGIFWDFLSIDGSIPQLDGEKIPLRELMKNANFPESELNMLFTSQNESDDLTKLEHKAMNAMKGIFLDKDGNYTIKDKPDFALARELMHSKDYHEAKIRIMEPLDNFYKAFEKRTKQKVDEARFTVQKLEFYVNSIVLFSIILFLMSFFIILFRIVYPLDLLRKVMLKLSKNNMNIDIEDSKFDDEIGDMIGAVEIFKKNTQNLITSEHKIKVAMQEAKNANKAKSIFLARMSHELRTPLNAILGFTNILQKSIKTTLEKENLNIIKRSAEHLLNIINEILEISKIEAGKMELNPKNFNFFDLIKEIEELFAFRCSNKNLDFKIEIKNIPKYINADEQRLKQILINLLGNSLKFTKKGFVSLCIYELKNKLFFEVKDSGIGISKKYQEKIFKPFEQIKKDNYTVEGTGLGLSITKELINLMGGDIYLKSKVDVGSEFYFSINYNKSNQNEIQNIALKNIVGIENQNFLKTVLIVDDIKENRELMVQLLNFYGIKTVQASSGFQALQIFEKEKLDLIFMDILMEGMDGKETILNIRKIKEGKNIPIIALSANVFIEDKNDVLNSGANDFLAKPVEEKEIFLILQKYLNIELLYENKINTEKIDIEKELENIPKEFFKKLKEKAFLMDNDGILNLIKDYNLSQEFEIYVNSLINEFKYQELIDFYKE, from the coding sequence TTGAAATTAAAAAAACTTTTTATGTTACTGTTTATTTTTAATACAGTTTTATTTATTGGTGTTGCAGTTGTGATAAATAAATATCAAAATTCTACCGTTGTACTCGAAAAAGCTTATAATATGCAGTATAAATCTTTAATTCTAGCAGATGAATTAAGACAAAGTAGTGATGATTTAACACGAATGGCACGAACTTATGTAATAACAGCAAATCCTATGTTTGAAGAACAATACAAAACAGTTTTAGCTATACGAAATGGTGAGTTACCAAGACCTAAAAGATATAATGGAATTTTTTGGGATTTTTTATCAATTGATGGAAGTATTCCACAGTTAGATGGAGAAAAAATACCTCTTCGTGAGTTGATGAAAAATGCAAATTTCCCAGAATCAGAATTAAATATGCTTTTTACTTCTCAAAATGAATCAGATGATTTAACAAAACTTGAACATAAAGCTATGAATGCAATGAAAGGCATTTTTTTAGATAAAGATGGAAATTATACTATAAAAGATAAACCAGATTTTGCACTTGCAAGAGAACTGATGCACTCAAAAGATTATCATGAAGCAAAAATAAGAATTATGGAGCCTTTGGATAATTTTTATAAAGCTTTTGAAAAAAGAACTAAGCAAAAAGTTGATGAAGCAAGATTTACGGTACAAAAGTTAGAATTTTATGTAAATTCAATAGTTTTATTTTCAATAATTTTATTTTTAATGTCATTTTTTATAATTTTATTTAGAATTGTTTATCCATTAGATTTATTAAGAAAGGTGATGTTGAAACTTTCAAAAAATAATATGAATATTGATATAGAAGATAGTAAATTTGATGACGAAATAGGTGATATGATAGGAGCTGTTGAAATTTTTAAAAAAAATACTCAAAATCTAATAACAAGTGAACACAAAATAAAAGTAGCTATGCAAGAAGCAAAAAATGCAAATAAAGCAAAATCTATTTTTCTAGCAAGAATGAGTCATGAGTTAAGGACTCCACTGAACGCAATTTTAGGATTTACAAATATTCTACAAAAATCTATAAAAACAACTCTTGAAAAAGAAAACTTAAATATTATAAAAAGAAGTGCAGAACATCTTTTAAATATTATAAATGAGATTTTAGAAATTTCAAAAATTGAAGCAGGAAAAATGGAACTAAATCCAAAAAATTTTAATTTCTTTGATTTAATAAAAGAGATAGAAGAACTTTTTGCTTTTAGATGTTCAAATAAAAATTTAGATTTTAAAATTGAGATAAAAAATATTCCCAAATATATTAATGCTGATGAACAAAGATTAAAACAGATTCTTATAAATCTTTTAGGGAATTCTTTAAAATTTACAAAAAAAGGCTTTGTTTCTCTTTGTATATATGAATTGAAAAATAAACTTTTTTTTGAAGTAAAAGATAGTGGAATAGGAATATCAAAAAAGTATCAAGAAAAGATTTTTAAACCTTTTGAACAAATAAAAAAAGATAACTATACAGTTGAAGGAACAGGATTAGGACTTTCTATTACAAAAGAGTTAATAAACTTAATGGGTGGAGATATTTATCTAAAAAGTAAAGTTGATGTTGGAAGCGAGTTTTATTTTAGTATAAATTATAATAAATCAAATCAAAATGAAATACAGAATATTGCTTTAAAAAATATTGTTGGAATAGAAAATCAGAATTTTCTAAAAACAGTTTTAATAGTTGATGACATAAAAGAAAATAGAGAACTTATGGTTCAACTTTTAAATTTTTATGGGATAAAAACTGTACAAGCAAGTAGTGGATTTCAGGCTTTGCAAATTTTTGAAAAAGAGAAGCTTGATTTGATTTTTATGGATATTCTGATGGAAGGAATGGATGGAAAAGAAACAATATTAAATATTAGAAAGATAAAAGAAGGTAAAAATATTCCAATTATTGCATTATCAGCCAATGTGTTTATAGAAGACAAAAATGATGTATTAAATAGTGGTGCAAATGATTTTTTAGCAAAGCCAGTAGAAGAAAAAGAAATTTTTTTAATACTTCAAAAATATTTAAATATTGAACTTCTTTATGAAAATAAAATAAATACAGAGAAAATAGATATAGAAAAAGAGTTAGAAAATATTCCTAAAGAGTTTTTCAAGAAATTAAAAGAAAAAGCTTTTTTGATGGATAATGATGGAATTTTGAATTTGATAAAAGATTATAATCTATCTCAAGAATTTGAAATTTATGTAAATAGTTTGATAAATGAATTTAAATATCAGGAGTTAATAGATTTTTATAAAGAATAA
- a CDS encoding nucleotidyltransferase family protein, protein MKKEEILNKLKELKPIYQQEGLEIVGLFGSYAKDNETEYSDIDIAYKLNYEEFSKKYVGGFSKLLRIDSIKDELKSIFKKEIDFVPDSNKKILKDIIYV, encoded by the coding sequence ATGAAAAAAGAAGAAATACTAAATAAATTAAAAGAACTAAAACCAATATATCAACAAGAAGGCTTGGAAATAGTAGGTCTTTTTGGAAGTTATGCAAAAGATAATGAAACTGAATATAGTGACATTGATATAGCTTATAAATTAAACTATGAAGAGTTCTCAAAAAAATATGTTGGTGGATTTTCTAAACTTCTAAGAATCGATTCAATCAAAGATGAATTAAAATCAATATTCAAAAAAGAGATTGATTTTGTACCTGATTCAAATAAAAAAATTTTAAAAGATATAATTTATGTGTAA
- a CDS encoding NUDIX domain-containing protein — MIKTPFLAVDGIIKLYDENENFQGIVLIERLNRPLGIAIPGGFVDIGETVENAVIREMKEETSLDITIESLLGVYSDPARDERFHTASIVYVCKAYGKPLAQDDAKEVYIYKKDEIPLDKLVFDHKQIIMDFLEKDFYSL; from the coding sequence ATGATAAAAACACCATTCTTAGCAGTTGATGGAATAATAAAATTATATGATGAAAATGAAAATTTTCAAGGAATAGTTTTGATTGAGCGATTAAATAGACCTTTAGGTATTGCAATTCCTGGGGGATTTGTGGATATTGGTGAAACAGTTGAAAATGCAGTAATAAGAGAGATGAAAGAAGAAACTTCACTTGATATTACTATTGAATCACTTCTTGGAGTTTATTCAGACCCCGCAAGAGATGAAAGATTTCACACAGCATCTATTGTTTATGTTTGTAAAGCTTATGGAAAACCTCTTGCACAAGATGATGCAAAAGAAGTTTATATTTATAAAAAAGACGAAATACCTCTTGATAAGTTAGTTTTTGATCATAAACAAATTATTATGGATTTTTTGGAAAAGGATTTTTATTCTTTATAA
- the urtD gene encoding urea ABC transporter ATP-binding protein UrtD, whose translation MKPLELKNEDNIGDLRIGSRILLVDGVSVSFDGFKALNNLSFSINYGELRCIIGANGAGKSTMMDVVTGKTKPDSGEVIFGQAVNLLSMDEPSIAQIGIGRKFQKPTVFANHTVFENLELAMKDDKRFFKTLFSRLSSTQKDKIEETMKLIGLKELYNSQAGILSHGQKQWLEIGMLIMQEPKLLLVDEPVAGMTPQEVEKTAEILTTLSKENAVVVVEHDMEFIRSIAKKVTVLHEGSVLAEGSMDAIQNNEQVRRVYLGE comes from the coding sequence ATGAAACCATTAGAATTAAAAAATGAAGATAATATTGGCGATTTAAGAATAGGAAGTAGGATTTTACTCGTTGATGGAGTTAGTGTTAGTTTTGATGGATTTAAAGCTTTGAATAATCTTAGTTTTTCTATAAATTATGGAGAGCTAAGATGTATTATTGGAGCAAATGGAGCTGGAAAATCAACTATGATGGATGTAGTAACTGGAAAAACAAAACCTGATAGTGGAGAAGTTATTTTTGGGCAAGCTGTAAATTTACTCTCAATGGATGAACCAAGTATTGCACAAATAGGAATAGGAAGAAAGTTTCAAAAACCAACTGTTTTTGCCAATCATACAGTTTTTGAAAATCTTGAACTTGCAATGAAAGATGATAAAAGATTTTTCAAAACACTTTTTTCAAGACTTAGTTCAACACAAAAAGATAAAATCGAAGAGACTATGAAACTAATAGGTCTAAAAGAGTTATATAACAGCCAAGCTGGAATCTTATCTCACGGACAAAAACAGTGGTTAGAAATCGGAATGTTAATCATGCAAGAACCAAAACTTTTACTTGTAGATGAACCAGTTGCTGGTATGACACCACAAGAAGTGGAAAAAACAGCAGAGATTTTGACAACTCTATCAAAAGAAAATGCTGTAGTTGTAGTTGAGCATGATATGGAGTTTATAAGAAGTATTGCAAAAAAAGTAACAGTTTTGCATGAGGGTTCTGTACTTGCAGAAGGTAGTATGGATGCTATACAAAATAATGAACAAGTAAGACGAGTGTACCTTGGTGAATGA
- the urtC gene encoding urea ABC transporter permease subunit UrtC translates to MRKQPLILKVLENDKGGRIVLSILAVVVFVVSFCNLVIPSDSVFHISTFTVTLLGKYLAFALLALALDLVWGYLGVLSLGHGAFFALGGYAWAMYLMRQIGDRGIYGNPDLPDFMVFMNLKELPWFWLGFDNPLFAFLMVMFVPAFLAFIFGWFAFKSRVTGVYLSIITQALTYALMLAFFRNDMGFGGNNGLTDFKDILGFDLSADTTRVGLLIITFIALALGYLICRFIINSRLGRVVISIRDAESRVRFLGYRVEQYKLFIFVVSAVLAGIAGALYVPQVGIINPGVFSPLFSIELVIWVAIGGRGTLYGAIIGAIVVSLASSYFTSALPEVWLYALGALFVIVTLYLPKGVVGIFSTLKSKVKA, encoded by the coding sequence ATGAGAAAACAACCATTGATTTTAAAAGTTTTAGAAAATGACAAAGGTGGAAGAATAGTATTATCTATCCTTGCTGTTGTAGTATTTGTAGTTTCATTTTGTAATTTAGTAATTCCAAGTGATTCTGTTTTTCACATATCTACTTTTACAGTAACACTTCTTGGAAAGTATTTGGCTTTTGCACTTTTAGCTCTTGCTCTTGATTTAGTGTGGGGATATTTAGGAGTTTTAAGTTTAGGACATGGAGCATTTTTTGCTCTTGGAGGTTACGCTTGGGCTATGTATCTTATGCGTCAAATTGGAGATAGAGGCATTTATGGAAATCCAGATTTACCAGACTTTATGGTATTTATGAATCTAAAAGAGTTACCTTGGTTTTGGTTAGGATTTGATAATCCATTATTTGCTTTTTTGATGGTGATGTTTGTTCCTGCTTTTTTAGCTTTTATTTTTGGATGGTTTGCTTTTAAAAGTAGGGTTACAGGAGTTTATCTTTCTATTATCACTCAAGCTTTAACTTATGCACTTATGTTAGCTTTTTTTAGAAATGATATGGGATTTGGTGGAAACAATGGTTTGACAGATTTTAAAGATATTTTAGGATTTGATTTATCAGCTGATACCACTAGAGTAGGGTTATTAATCATCACATTTATAGCTTTGGCTTTGGGATATTTGATTTGTAGATTTATAATTAATTCTAGGCTTGGAAGAGTTGTAATATCTATACGAGATGCTGAAAGTAGAGTTAGATTTTTAGGCTATCGAGTTGAACAATATAAACTTTTTATCTTTGTTGTATCAGCAGTTTTAGCAGGAATTGCAGGAGCACTTTATGTACCACAAGTTGGAATCATAAATCCTGGAGTTTTCTCACCTCTATTTTCTATTGAGCTTGTTATTTGGGTAGCAATTGGAGGTCGTGGAACACTTTATGGTGCAATAATTGGAGCAATAGTTGTAAGTTTAGCTAGTTCTTATTTTACATCTGCCCTTCCAGAAGTTTGGTTATATGCTTTGGGAGCTTTATTTGTAATTGTTACTTTATATCTTCCAAAAGGTGTAGTTGGAATATTTTCAACATTGAAATCAAAAGTAAAGGCTTAA
- a CDS encoding HepT-like ribonuclease domain-containing protein — MCKVINRLDKILECIENIDFIINSSNLKITQAIEDKIIKPAIRMNIIRIAEQFSKLKDDNEFKILENFTSEDLKGISSVRNYIAHDYDSTDDNIIEDVIRYNLPIFKNIIESIKKNIHD; from the coding sequence ATGTGTAAAGTAATAAATAGACTAGATAAGATTTTAGAATGTATTGAAAATATTGATTTTATTATTAATAGCAGTAATCTAAAAATAACTCAAGCAATAGAAGATAAAATCATAAAACCAGCTATTAGAATGAATATTATAAGAATTGCTGAACAGTTTTCAAAATTAAAAGATGATAATGAATTCAAAATACTAGAAAACTTCACAAGTGAAGATTTAAAAGGTATTAGTTCAGTTAGAAATTATATAGCTCATGACTATGATAGTACAGATGATAATATTATAGAAGATGTGATTAGATATAACTTGCCTATTTTTAAGAACATTATTGAGAGTATTAAAAAAAATATTCATGACTGA
- the urtA gene encoding urea ABC transporter substrate-binding protein: MKRLFAKAIVTSALLGGMIAHAADTIKVGVLHSLSGTMAISETTLKDTVLMLIDEQNKKGGVLGKKLEPVVVDPASNWPLFAEKMRGLLTKDKVDVTFGCWTSVSRKSVLPVVEELNGLLFYPVQYEGEESSKNVFYTGAAPNQQAIPAVEYLMKEMGVKRFVLAGTDYVYPRTTNKILEAYLMSKGVKKEDIMINYTPFGHSDWQSIVSDIKKFGSTGVKTAVVSTINGDANVPFYKELGNQGIKAEDIPVVAFSVGEEELSGIDTKPLVGHLAAWNYFESVDTPENKKFIADWKKFIKDDKRVTNDPMEATYIGFNLWVKAVEKAGTTDVNAVSKAIIGLEVPNLTGGTAKMLKNHHLTKPVFIGEIQEDGQFETVFSTEKEIPGDAWSDFLPSSKDVISDWTAPINCGNYNTKTKKCSGQNF; the protein is encoded by the coding sequence ATGAAAAGATTATTTGCAAAAGCAATCGTAACTTCTGCATTATTAGGTGGTATGATAGCTCACGCTGCTGATACTATCAAAGTTGGAGTTTTACACTCACTTTCAGGAACTATGGCTATTAGTGAAACAACACTAAAAGATACTGTTTTGATGTTAATTGATGAGCAAAATAAAAAAGGTGGTGTTTTAGGAAAAAAACTTGAACCAGTTGTTGTTGACCCTGCGTCAAATTGGCCACTTTTTGCTGAAAAGATGAGAGGACTTTTAACAAAAGACAAAGTTGATGTAACTTTTGGTTGTTGGACATCAGTTTCAAGAAAATCAGTTCTTCCAGTTGTTGAAGAGTTAAATGGATTATTATTCTATCCAGTTCAATATGAAGGTGAAGAGTCTTCTAAAAATGTATTTTATACAGGTGCTGCACCAAACCAACAAGCTATTCCAGCAGTTGAGTATCTTATGAAAGAAATGGGTGTAAAAAGATTTGTTCTTGCAGGAACTGATTACGTTTATCCAAGAACTACAAATAAAATCTTAGAAGCTTATTTGATGTCAAAAGGTGTTAAAAAAGAAGATATTATGATTAATTATACGCCATTTGGTCACTCTGATTGGCAATCAATTGTAAGTGATATCAAAAAGTTTGGTTCAACTGGTGTTAAAACTGCAGTTGTATCTACAATCAATGGAGATGCAAATGTTCCGTTTTATAAAGAGTTAGGAAATCAAGGTATAAAAGCTGAAGATATTCCAGTTGTTGCGTTTAGTGTTGGTGAAGAAGAACTTTCTGGAATTGATACAAAACCACTTGTTGGACATTTAGCTGCGTGGAACTATTTTGAAAGTGTTGATACACCAGAAAATAAAAAATTTATTGCAGATTGGAAAAAATTCATCAAAGATGATAAAAGAGTTACAAATGACCCAATGGAAGCAACATATATCGGATTTAATCTTTGGGTAAAAGCAGTTGAAAAAGCTGGAACTACAGATGTTAATGCTGTTTCAAAAGCAATTATTGGATTAGAAGTTCCAAATTTAACAGGTGGAACAGCTAAAATGCTTAAAAATCACCACTTAACAAAACCAGTTTTCATAGGTGAAATTCAAGAAGATGGACAATTTGAAACTGTATTCTCAACAGAAAAAGAGATTCCAGGTGATGCTTGGTCTGATTTCTTACCATCATCAAAAGATGTAATTTCTGATTGGACAGCTCCAATTAATTGTGGTAACTATAACACAAAAACTAAAAAATGTTCAGGACAAAATTTTTAA
- a CDS encoding hybrid sensor histidine kinase/response regulator, producing the protein MNKKYTILIIDDKSENLHYLNNILKDKDFLIRATTDATFAINSSKLNPPDLILLDIKMPTLDGFEVCKILKNDGTLKDIPIIFISALDDTQSKVKALNEGGVDYITKPFEKEEVIARVKTQLKIFESKNTISKLLEVQDFFLKKIIHEMNTPLSIIGLNIDNLESTLGYKEQFEAIKASSKSLSSIYNDLYYLTKKEKRTIEEKSINLVRFLSSRVAFFDEMANIKNIDIALDIYKEFDIFMDSYELERVIDNTISNAIKYSFENSTIEITLDKEDENYILSIKDEGIGITDTKAVFQAYYQQKDKNIGLGLGLSIVKEICDKNEIKIELNSENNNTVFKYIFPQNRVIKGD; encoded by the coding sequence ATGAATAAAAAATATACAATACTAATAATAGATGACAAAAGTGAAAATTTACACTACTTAAATAATATTTTAAAAGATAAAGATTTTTTAATACGAGCAACAACTGATGCAACTTTTGCTATAAACTCTTCAAAACTCAATCCACCTGATTTAATCCTTTTAGATATAAAAATGCCAACTCTTGATGGTTTTGAAGTATGTAAAATACTAAAAAATGATGGAACTTTAAAAGATATTCCTATCATATTTATTAGTGCTTTAGATGATACACAAAGTAAAGTAAAAGCTCTAAATGAAGGTGGAGTGGATTATATAACTAAACCATTTGAAAAGGAAGAAGTTATTGCAAGGGTTAAAACTCAATTAAAAATATTTGAAAGTAAAAACACTATTTCAAAACTACTTGAAGTTCAAGATTTTTTTCTAAAAAAAATAATCCATGAAATGAATACACCTTTGAGTATCATTGGTTTAAACATAGATAATTTAGAATCAACTTTAGGATATAAAGAGCAATTTGAAGCTATAAAAGCTTCATCAAAATCCCTTTCTTCTATTTACAATGATTTGTATTATTTAACAAAAAAAGAGAAAAGAACAATAGAAGAAAAAAGTATAAATTTAGTTAGATTTTTATCTTCAAGAGTTGCTTTTTTTGATGAAATGGCGAATATAAAAAATATTGATATAGCTTTGGATATTTATAAAGAGTTTGATATTTTTATGGATAGTTACGAACTTGAAAGGGTTATTGATAATACAATTTCAAATGCAATTAAATACTCTTTTGAAAATTCAACGATAGAGATAACTTTAGATAAAGAAGATGAAAACTATATCCTTTCAATAAAAGATGAAGGAATAGGAATAACTGATACAAAAGCCGTTTTTCAAGCTTATTATCAACAAAAAGATAAAAATATTGGTTTAGGATTAGGACTTAGTATTGTAAAAGAGATTTGTGACAAAAATGAGATAAAAATAGAGTTAAATTCAGAAAATAATAACACTGTTTTTAAATATATTTTTCCACAAAACAGAGTTATAAAAGGAGATTAA